From a single Sediminibacterium sp. KACHI17 genomic region:
- a CDS encoding SGNH/GDSL hydrolase family protein: protein MTKHYFSYLALGDSYTIGESVPLHEGFPYQVVQLLRKKGLHFHAPEVVAKTGWTSFELADHILHTSLNEHYDFVSLLIGVNNQYRGLSITEFENDFEYLLKKAIYFAGNKPERVIVLSIPDWGVTPFAAERDGNKISSEIDAFNKVCEDKVKKLGGHFINITTQTRLAKNDEQLLASDKLHYSAKSHAVWAEKVASTIERNL, encoded by the coding sequence ATGACAAAACACTATTTCAGCTATCTCGCTTTAGGCGATTCATATACCATTGGCGAATCAGTGCCATTGCATGAAGGGTTCCCTTATCAAGTTGTACAGCTGTTGCGAAAAAAGGGATTGCATTTTCATGCGCCGGAAGTAGTAGCAAAGACCGGCTGGACCAGTTTTGAATTAGCCGATCATATCCTTCATACCTCACTCAATGAACACTATGATTTCGTGAGCTTGCTGATTGGAGTGAATAATCAATACAGAGGATTATCGATCACAGAATTTGAAAATGATTTTGAATACCTGCTGAAGAAAGCCATCTATTTCGCGGGCAATAAACCTGAAAGAGTGATCGTGTTATCGATTCCAGATTGGGGCGTCACTCCTTTTGCAGCTGAAAGAGATGGTAATAAAATCAGTTCTGAGATCGATGCCTTCAATAAAGTATGTGAAGACAAAGTAAAAAAACTAGGCGGACACTTTATCAATATCACTACACAAACAAGATTGGCGAAGAATGATGAGCAGCTACTGGCATCCGACAAACTCCACTACTCCGCGAAATCTCATGCAGTTTGGGCAGAGAAAGTAGCAAGCACTATTGAGAGGAATCTTTGA
- a CDS encoding metallophosphoesterase, translated as MNRRSFLQQSALSAAAVSALPLTGLASTNAKPSIRFAFMSDVHIKAGAIPEQGMQRAFRHVNAFKPKVDFILNGGDAIMDAMKATKAKVEEQWALWNKILAEENKLPIYHCIGNHDAWGWQMTEPEIKADPLYNKTWAVQQHQMPNRYYSFIKENWKFIVLDSAHENNGGYIAKVDPEQMQWLQKELTATDKEMHICIASHIPIVSFVSGFFFDKTEDNGDRKISRALLHTDSFTLTELFRNHPNIRCCLSGHIHLQDIVEYRGIHYYCNGAISGNWWGGAFKGFNPAYAIFEFYKDGSVKREMIEYDLYL; from the coding sequence ATCAGCTGCAGCAGTTTCCGCTTTGCCTTTGACCGGATTGGCTTCCACCAATGCCAAACCCTCTATTCGTTTTGCTTTTATGTCGGATGTGCATATCAAAGCAGGCGCTATTCCGGAGCAGGGAATGCAGCGAGCATTTCGACACGTGAATGCATTCAAACCTAAAGTTGATTTTATTCTCAATGGTGGCGATGCCATCATGGATGCGATGAAAGCCACCAAAGCCAAAGTAGAAGAACAATGGGCTTTGTGGAATAAGATACTGGCAGAGGAAAATAAACTACCGATCTACCATTGTATCGGTAACCATGATGCATGGGGTTGGCAGATGACGGAGCCTGAGATCAAAGCAGATCCTTTATACAACAAAACATGGGCAGTACAACAACACCAAATGCCTAATCGCTATTATAGCTTCATCAAAGAAAACTGGAAATTCATCGTGCTGGATAGTGCGCATGAAAACAATGGAGGATACATTGCCAAAGTAGACCCGGAACAAATGCAATGGTTGCAAAAAGAATTGACTGCTACGGATAAGGAGATGCATATCTGTATCGCTTCGCATATTCCGATTGTTTCTTTTGTATCGGGTTTCTTTTTTGATAAGACAGAAGACAATGGGGATCGCAAAATTTCAAGAGCATTGCTGCATACCGATTCTTTCACCTTAACAGAATTATTCCGCAATCATCCAAATATTCGCTGCTGTTTAAGCGGACATATCCACTTACAAGATATCGTTGAATACCGCGGTATCCACTATTACTGCAATGGCGCTATCAGCGGTAACTGGTGGGGCGGAGCCTTCAAAGGATTCAATCCAGCCTATGCAATCTTCGAATTCTACAAAGACGGATCGGTAAAGCGAGAAATGATCGAGTATGATCTTTATCTCTGA